One Streptomyces sp. V4I8 genomic window carries:
- a CDS encoding FAD-binding oxidoreductase encodes MTRSWWGWGNVEDAVGGAELDALLGRVRAVMPGEVTAHEPPGIASLGLPGPRATPPVSLADLCSADPADRAAHAHGKAFRDVVRNLHGDLRHVPDLVARPRDERDVTDLLDWCSREGIAVVPFGGGSSVVGGVEARCDGHPAVVTLDLERLNRVLEIDTTSRAARIQAGVFGPRLEDRLRTHGLTLRHFPQSFEFSTLGGWLATRAGGHYATLYTHIDDLLESMRVVTPVGISESRRLPGSGAGPSPDRLFLGSEGTLGIITEAWMRLQERPRWRAGASVRFSDYASAVAATRAVAQSGLNPANCRLLDATEALINAGVSVGGGVLVLAFESADHPVHAGLERALELCRDHGGEPPADAAGESGGNARGESAAETWRSSFLRMPYQRDALARHSVIAETFETACTWDRFAALHQAVTEAARRAIDEVAGTGVIACRFTHVYPDGPAPYFSVYAPGRWDGIVSQWDHIKSAVSEAIAESGGTITHHHAVGRDHRPWYDRQRPGPFAAALTAAKSALDPAGVLNPGVLLPAW; translated from the coding sequence ATGACGCGATCGTGGTGGGGATGGGGCAACGTCGAGGACGCGGTGGGCGGTGCGGAGCTCGACGCCTTGCTGGGGCGGGTGCGGGCCGTGATGCCGGGCGAGGTGACGGCTCACGAGCCGCCCGGCATCGCCTCGCTGGGTCTGCCCGGGCCGCGGGCCACGCCCCCGGTCTCTCTCGCCGACCTGTGCTCAGCCGATCCTGCCGACCGGGCCGCGCACGCGCACGGCAAGGCGTTCCGGGACGTCGTGCGCAATCTCCACGGGGACCTGCGCCATGTACCGGACCTCGTCGCCCGCCCCCGTGACGAGCGCGACGTGACCGACCTGCTCGACTGGTGCTCACGCGAGGGCATCGCGGTGGTCCCGTTCGGCGGCGGTAGTTCGGTGGTGGGCGGTGTCGAGGCGCGGTGCGACGGCCACCCCGCCGTCGTCACCCTCGACCTGGAGCGCCTGAACAGGGTCCTGGAGATCGACACCACCAGCCGCGCCGCGCGTATCCAGGCGGGGGTGTTCGGTCCGCGCCTGGAGGACCGGCTGCGGACCCACGGCCTGACATTGCGTCATTTCCCGCAGTCCTTCGAGTTCTCCACGCTGGGCGGCTGGCTCGCCACCCGGGCGGGCGGGCACTACGCGACGCTGTACACGCACATCGACGACCTGCTCGAATCGATGCGTGTGGTGACACCCGTCGGGATCAGCGAATCGCGGCGGCTACCGGGCTCGGGCGCCGGACCGTCACCGGACCGGCTCTTCCTGGGCAGTGAGGGAACGCTCGGGATCATCACCGAGGCGTGGATGCGACTGCAGGAGCGCCCGCGTTGGCGCGCCGGTGCCTCCGTGCGGTTCAGCGACTACGCATCGGCGGTGGCGGCGACCCGTGCCGTCGCGCAGAGCGGACTGAACCCGGCGAACTGCCGTCTGCTCGACGCGACCGAGGCGCTGATCAACGCGGGCGTGAGTGTCGGCGGCGGCGTCCTCGTCCTCGCCTTCGAGTCGGCGGACCACCCGGTGCACGCCGGCCTGGAGCGAGCGCTGGAACTGTGCCGCGACCACGGCGGCGAACCGCCCGCCGACGCCGCGGGAGAGTCCGGCGGCAACGCCCGAGGTGAGTCGGCCGCCGAGACATGGCGTTCGTCGTTCCTGCGGATGCCGTACCAGCGGGACGCCCTGGCTCGCCACTCGGTGATCGCCGAGACCTTCGAGACCGCCTGCACCTGGGACCGGTTCGCCGCCCTGCACCAGGCGGTCACCGAGGCGGCACGGCGGGCCATCGACGAAGTCGCCGGGACGGGGGTGATCGCGTGCCGGTTCACCCATGTCTACCCGGACGGCCCGGCGCCCTACTTCAGCGTGTACGCGCCCGGCCGCTGGGACGGCATCGTCAGCCAGTGGGACCACATCAAGAGCGCGGTCTCCGAGGCGATCGCGGAAAGCGGCGGCACCATCACTCATCACCACGCGGTCGGCCGCGATCACCGGCCCTGGTACGACCGCCAGCGCCCCGGCCCCTTCGCCGCCGCGCTCACCGCCGCCAAGTCCGCTCTCGACCCGGCCGGCGTCCTCAATCCCGGAGTTCTGCTGCCGGCGTGGTGA
- a CDS encoding FAD-dependent oxidoreductase, translating into MGHRGARHAVVVGGSLAGMLAAHVLAGHADRVTVVERDRFPDGTGARPGVPQGRHPHVLLEGGQAAMESLLPGFLAELRAAGAPRVGLPSGLVLWLNGRWFRRSPATTHIYTGSRAQLEELVRRRVLANPVISVEEGTDAVGLLGDVSRVRGVVLRDRSGDARGQQRALAADLVVDASGSGTKAPQWLTALGAEGPHEETIDTGLAYASRVYRGRNGVLDGDTAGYYVYPNPDQVHAGGALPLEDGSHLVIVSGLRGDEPPTDDDEFVTYTKRLPHPLLHQWLEEAEPLSPAFGYRRAANIRRRYDLPGGCPAGFLATGDALCTFNPIYGQGMAVAAMSAVALRDALADSRRASSTRRVQRAVFAASRQAWDISAGADRKMPGATGNAVAGGPADRAADWYLRRVQECAPGDPVVGRAFRSVLSLSEPVTALFAPPVARAVLFRPPATTPAEPPVTLEEPGV; encoded by the coding sequence GTGGGGCACCGGGGTGCGCGGCACGCGGTGGTGGTGGGCGGGAGCCTCGCGGGGATGCTCGCGGCGCACGTTCTGGCGGGGCATGCCGACCGGGTGACGGTCGTGGAGCGTGACCGGTTCCCGGACGGGACGGGGGCGCGGCCCGGCGTACCGCAGGGCCGGCATCCCCATGTCCTGCTGGAGGGCGGGCAGGCGGCCATGGAATCGCTGCTGCCGGGCTTCCTGGCGGAGCTGCGGGCGGCGGGGGCACCCAGGGTGGGCCTGCCGTCGGGCCTGGTGCTGTGGCTGAACGGCCGGTGGTTCCGCCGGAGTCCCGCGACGACGCACATCTACACCGGTTCCCGTGCCCAGCTCGAGGAACTGGTACGGCGGCGGGTCCTGGCCAATCCGGTGATCAGCGTGGAGGAGGGGACCGATGCCGTAGGGCTGCTGGGTGACGTCTCGCGCGTTCGGGGCGTGGTGCTGCGGGACCGTTCCGGCGATGCCCGCGGCCAGCAGCGGGCGCTCGCGGCCGATCTGGTCGTCGACGCCTCCGGCAGCGGGACGAAGGCCCCGCAGTGGCTCACCGCGCTCGGGGCCGAGGGCCCGCACGAGGAGACCATCGACACGGGGCTCGCGTACGCCTCGCGCGTCTACCGGGGCAGGAACGGCGTCCTCGACGGCGACACCGCCGGCTACTACGTCTACCCGAACCCCGATCAGGTCCATGCCGGTGGCGCGTTGCCGCTGGAGGACGGCAGCCATCTGGTCATCGTCTCGGGTCTGCGCGGTGACGAACCGCCCACGGACGACGACGAGTTCGTGACGTACACCAAGCGGCTGCCGCACCCGCTGCTGCACCAGTGGCTGGAAGAGGCCGAACCGCTCTCGCCGGCGTTCGGATACCGGCGGGCCGCCAACATCCGCCGCCGCTACGACCTGCCCGGCGGCTGCCCGGCCGGATTCCTCGCCACCGGCGACGCCCTGTGCACCTTCAACCCGATCTACGGGCAGGGCATGGCCGTCGCCGCGATGAGCGCGGTCGCTCTGCGCGATGCGCTGGCCGACTCCCGCCGGGCCTCCAGCACGCGGCGCGTTCAGCGGGCGGTCTTCGCGGCGTCCCGGCAGGCGTGGGACATCTCCGCCGGGGCGGACCGCAAGATGCCGGGCGCGACCGGCAACGCGGTGGCCGGCGGGCCCGCGGACCGAGCCGCCGACTGGTACCTGCGTCGCGTCCAGGAGTGCGCCCCCGGCGACCCCGTCGTAGGGCGCGCCTTCCGCTCCGTACTGAGCCTGTCCGAGCCTGTCACCGCCCTGTTCGCCCCGCCGGTGGCCCGAGCCGTCCTCTTCCGCCCACCGGCGACGACCCCTGCCGAGCCACCGGTGACACTGGAGGAACCGGGGGTCTGA
- a CDS encoding VOC family protein, which produces MLGQSQAFSGFSVGDLDEARRFYGEVLGLEVEETGQGEMRMLTLKLGSGAQVFVYPKENHTPATFTILNFPVDDIEAAVGDLERRGVTLERYPGFDHDEKGIVRVGNGGPAAIAWFTDPAGNVLAVLQEN; this is translated from the coding sequence ATGCTCGGACAATCGCAGGCGTTCAGCGGCTTCTCGGTCGGCGACCTCGACGAGGCCCGCCGGTTCTACGGTGAGGTTCTCGGCCTCGAGGTGGAGGAGACCGGGCAGGGAGAGATGCGGATGCTGACCCTCAAGCTCGGCAGCGGTGCGCAGGTCTTCGTCTACCCCAAGGAGAACCACACCCCCGCGACGTTCACGATCCTCAACTTCCCGGTCGACGACATCGAGGCCGCCGTCGGTGACCTGGAGCGGCGCGGCGTGACCCTTGAGCGCTACCCCGGATTCGACCACGACGAGAAGGGCATCGTCCGGGTCGGCAACGGCGGCCCTGCGGCGATCGCGTGGTTCACCGACCCCGCCGGGAACGTGCTCGCCGTGCTCCAGGAAAACTGA
- a CDS encoding undecaprenyl diphosphate synthase family protein — protein sequence MDRPARSHSRHASRPGDHPRHHGRPAVRPARRVRRGRTPAPAHRTASRRRHQRPYPRPRPSAREPGLETHPDRPAGGIDPSLIHEADVAARLPHPDLPDVDLLWRTSGEQRTSNFLPWQATYAELYFTDSLWPDIDRRHLWQAVTTCSRRQRRHGATPPT from the coding sequence GTGGACCGCCCAGCCCGGTCTCACTCGCGGCATGCATCCCGGCCCGGCGATCATCCTCGACACCATGGCCGCCCTGCTGTACGCCCAGCTCGACGCGTTCGACGCGGCCGGACCCCGGCTCCTGCGCACCGCACCGCGTCCCGGCGTCGCCACCAGCGCCCGTATCCTCGCCCCCGCCCGTCTGCGCGCGAGCCTGGCCTGGAAACTCACCCGGACCGCCCGGCCGGCGGCATCGACCCCTCCCTCATCCACGAGGCGGACGTCGCCGCCCGCCTGCCCCACCCGGATCTGCCCGACGTCGACCTGCTGTGGCGCACCAGCGGCGAACAGCGCACCTCCAACTTCCTTCCCTGGCAAGCCACCTATGCGGAGCTGTACTTCACCGACTCCCTCTGGCCGGACATCGACCGACGTCACCTGTGGCAGGCCGTCACCACCTGCAGCCGACGTCAGCGCCGTCACGGCGCCACTCCCCCGACGTGA